A single region of the Oreochromis niloticus isolate F11D_XX linkage group LG19, O_niloticus_UMD_NMBU, whole genome shotgun sequence genome encodes:
- the nceh1a gene encoding neutral cholesterol ester hydrolase 1a, protein MRLLSLLLTVSLTLALAYYIYIPLPDAIQQPWKLMMLNAYLRTAFHVASLKQWLGYDHHTRSLLQFTFGFEGILKEFLSSESSAGAVPGVKVSDITFAGIPVRVYEPPAGGEGHLRRGLMYFHGGGWAFGTTKKGSYDITNRMVSDELNTVVVSVEYRLYPDAHFPVPYLDCLAAAKHFLSPEVLAKYSIDPDRVAVAGDSAGGNLAAAVAQEISVDDSMSVKFSVQALIYPVLQALDFNTPSYLQNQYIPLLYRTNMIQFWLQYLNIDLSLMPEFFVNNHSALQHSSLTPELRSRLDWNVLLTQKYKKNYNPVIVEKGSEGFLKKVPSLLDVRAVPLLAGPEVLAKCPRAYILTCEHDVLRDDGLMYARRLQDAGVAVTSDHYEDGFHGCFSLTSWPLEFDVGKRALRSYLNWLQNNL, encoded by the exons ATGAGGCTGCTGTCACTCCTGCTTACTGTGTCATTAACGCTGGCACTtgcttattatatttacatCCCGCTGCCTGATGCCATTCAGCAGCCGTGGAAGTTGATGATGCTGAATGCCTATTTAAGGACAGCATTTCATGTG GCCTCTTTGAAGCAATGGCTGGGATATGACCATCACACTAGATCTCTCCTGCAGTTCACATTTGGCTTTGAAGGGATACTGAAGGAATTTCTGAGTTCTGAGTCCAGTGCAGGGGCCGTTCCAGGCGTGAAGGTCAGCGACATCACTTTCGCTGGCATCCCAGTGCGAGTTTACGAACCCCCAGCTGGAGGGGAGGGTCATCTGAGGAGAGGGTTGATGTATTTCCATGGAGGTGGCTGGGCCTTCGGCACCACCA AgaaggggtcatatgatattaCCAACCGAATGGTGTCAGATGAGCTGAATACTGTTGTGGTCTCTGTTGA gtatcGTCTGTATCCAGATGCGCACTTTCCAGTGCCATATTTAGACTGTCTTGCTGCTGCCAAACACTTCTTGTCTCCAGAGGTTCTTGCCAAGTATTCTATTGACCCAGATCGTGTGGCTGTGGCAGGTGATAGCGCTGGAGGAAACCTTGCTGCTGCAGTTGCTCAGGAG atttcTGTAGATGACAGCATGAGTGTGAAATTCAGTGTCCAAGCTTTGATCTATCCAGTGCTCCAGGCTTTGGATTTCAATACACCCTCCTATTTGCAGAACCAATATATCCCCCTCCTTTACCGGACCAACATGATCCAGTTCTGGCTGCAGTATCTGAACATTGACCTTTCTCTTATGCCCGAGTTTTTTGTGAACAACCACAGCGCTTTGCAACACTCTTCACTCACCCCAGAGCTGAGGTCAAGACTTGACTGGAATGTGCTACTTACTCAGAAGTACAAGAAGAACTACAATCCTGTCATTGTGGAAAAGGGATCTGAGGGGTTTCTGAAGAAGGTGCCAAGCCTGCTTGATGTGCGGGCGGTACCACTGCTGGCTGGGCCAGAAGTGTTGGCAAAATGCCCTCGTGCATACATTCTAACATGTGAGCATGACGTGTTGAGGGATGATGGGCTGATGTATGCCCGCCGCTTACAGGATGCAGGGGTCGCTGTTACCAGCGACCACTATGAGGATGGCTTCCATGGATGTTTCAGTTTAACATCCTGGCCACTTGAATTTGATGTTGGGAAGAGGGCACTTAGGAGTTACCTCAACTGGCTGCAGAACAACCTGTag
- the LOC100691526 gene encoding tumor necrosis factor ligand superfamily member 10 isoform X2: protein MVMSISVQSLGLILLAAVLLQTIAVAVSFMYFNKVLNTMQESFSRSSMSCLVNPNLNFLDAADKKSDPCWQVTQQLHYYLKKIVERFQIPTPERRVSLPKVGAHVTGVVSSAEPPNSESLRSSKGYLGERIREWEGQRGLSFLQNIELRGGELLVPRAGLYYIYAQTYFKLPSMGEMDGETREEQGAQLVQYIYKKMSSYTAPILLMKSIRSVCWPRGQEPGLFSLHQAGTAFLQPADRLFITVSNASVIEMDGRANYFGAFLVS, encoded by the exons ATGGTCATGTCCATTTCTGTCCAGAGTCTGGGGCTCATCTTACTCGCAGCAGTCCTCCTCCAGACCATCGCGGTCGCCGTCAGTTTTATGTACTTCAACAAAGTCCTGAACACG ATGCAGGAGAGTTTTTCCAGGAGCAGCATGTCCTGTCTTGTAAACCCAAATCTGAACTTCCTGGACGCGGCAGACAAGAAGAGCGACCCCTGCTGGCAGGTCACGCAACAGCTCCACTACTACTTAAAGAAG ATTGTTGAAAGATTCCAGATACCTACTCCTGAGAGAA GGGTCTCTCTTCCCAAAGTTGGTGCACATGTGACTGGTGTTGTCTCATCAGCAGAGCCTCCAAATTCAGAGA GTTTACGAAGCAGCAAGGGGTACCTGGGAGAGCGCATCAGAGAGTGGGAAGGCCAGAGAGGCCTGTCCTTCTTGCAGAACATAGagctgagaggaggagagctgcTGGTGCCCAGAGCAGGCCTCTACTACATCTACGCCCAGACCTACTTCAAACTCCCCTCCATGGGGGAGATGGACGGGGAAACAAGAGAGGAGCAAGGAGCTCAGCTTGTCCAGTATATCTACAAGAAG ATGAGTTCCTACACGGCACCCATCTTACTGATGAAATCGATTAGGAGTGTCTGCTGGCCTCGGGGTCAGGAGCCTGGCCTCTTCTCTCTGCATCAGGCGGGCACTGCCTTTCTACAGCCTGCAGATCGCCTCTTCATTACTGTTAGCAATGCTAGTGTCATAGAGATGGACGGTAGGGCAAACTACTTTGGGGCCTTCCTCGTGAGCTAA
- the LOC100691526 gene encoding tumor necrosis factor ligand superfamily member 10 isoform X1 — MVMSISVQSLGLILLAAVLLQTIAVAVSFMYFNKVLNTMQESFSRSSMSCLVNPNLNFLDAADKKSDPCWQVTQQLHYYLKKKIVERFQIPTPERRVSLPKVGAHVTGVVSSAEPPNSESLRSSKGYLGERIREWEGQRGLSFLQNIELRGGELLVPRAGLYYIYAQTYFKLPSMGEMDGETREEQGAQLVQYIYKKMSSYTAPILLMKSIRSVCWPRGQEPGLFSLHQAGTAFLQPADRLFITVSNASVIEMDGRANYFGAFLVS, encoded by the exons ATGGTCATGTCCATTTCTGTCCAGAGTCTGGGGCTCATCTTACTCGCAGCAGTCCTCCTCCAGACCATCGCGGTCGCCGTCAGTTTTATGTACTTCAACAAAGTCCTGAACACG ATGCAGGAGAGTTTTTCCAGGAGCAGCATGTCCTGTCTTGTAAACCCAAATCTGAACTTCCTGGACGCGGCAGACAAGAAGAGCGACCCCTGCTGGCAGGTCACGCAACAGCTCCACTACTACTTAAAGAAG aagATTGTTGAAAGATTCCAGATACCTACTCCTGAGAGAA GGGTCTCTCTTCCCAAAGTTGGTGCACATGTGACTGGTGTTGTCTCATCAGCAGAGCCTCCAAATTCAGAGA GTTTACGAAGCAGCAAGGGGTACCTGGGAGAGCGCATCAGAGAGTGGGAAGGCCAGAGAGGCCTGTCCTTCTTGCAGAACATAGagctgagaggaggagagctgcTGGTGCCCAGAGCAGGCCTCTACTACATCTACGCCCAGACCTACTTCAAACTCCCCTCCATGGGGGAGATGGACGGGGAAACAAGAGAGGAGCAAGGAGCTCAGCTTGTCCAGTATATCTACAAGAAG ATGAGTTCCTACACGGCACCCATCTTACTGATGAAATCGATTAGGAGTGTCTGCTGGCCTCGGGGTCAGGAGCCTGGCCTCTTCTCTCTGCATCAGGCGGGCACTGCCTTTCTACAGCCTGCAGATCGCCTCTTCATTACTGTTAGCAATGCTAGTGTCATAGAGATGGACGGTAGGGCAAACTACTTTGGGGCCTTCCTCGTGAGCTAA